Proteins from a single region of Rhodospirillales bacterium:
- a CDS encoding DUF4157 domain-containing protein encodes MRHGTSLVLSAPMTTPRVLQGTFRMPPQRATVQARGAGASTVPSMDELASLLPRSTGRTLPATIQQHMEAVFAADFSNVRVHEGPQADSIGAIAFTLGNDIYFAPGRFQPETAHGRQLLGHELTHVLQQRAGRVRAPGGGGIAVVHDTALEAEADRMGHRAAAAIAVRANGSLVQAAGRGPVSAAAHVGPPPRAGERIAQPMAATGAAPRRFAGPPAPPPIRWAGSSAVQPALASGASRPVGTLPRGRVVQCTTDILDKTWRDHHKGTVALNSGSTATIVHTYAVNGSINAIVTEKDLNHFLNGHTIREFSFETENIERSGRSTFWPETTTRQDVISYASAVLTSLKDRIIEAVGQSETINERKYKHGGIDYVLSISTDPDSGENDPFDDLTGNWLSGTARLQQFYPISGTGISFADELDLKGVKARLGK; translated from the coding sequence ATGCGCCATGGAACTTCGCTGGTTTTGAGCGCGCCCATGACCACGCCACGCGTGCTGCAGGGAACTTTTCGCATGCCTCCCCAGCGGGCTACAGTGCAGGCTCGCGGTGCCGGCGCGAGTACCGTGCCCAGCATGGATGAGCTCGCGAGCCTGTTGCCACGGAGCACTGGCCGCACGCTACCCGCGACGATCCAGCAGCACATGGAAGCGGTGTTTGCCGCCGACTTCTCCAACGTCCGCGTGCACGAGGGACCGCAGGCCGACTCAATCGGCGCCATCGCGTTTACCCTTGGCAACGATATCTATTTCGCGCCCGGCCGCTTCCAGCCGGAGACCGCCCATGGTCGCCAGCTCCTCGGCCACGAGTTGACCCACGTGCTGCAGCAGCGCGCCGGCAGGGTTCGAGCGCCAGGCGGGGGCGGTATCGCCGTCGTGCACGACACTGCCCTCGAAGCCGAGGCCGACCGGATGGGGCACCGGGCCGCTGCCGCAATCGCTGTTCGCGCGAATGGCTCGCTCGTCCAGGCCGCCGGGCGGGGCCCTGTTTCCGCCGCCGCTCACGTCGGGCCACCGCCGCGTGCCGGTGAGCGTATCGCCCAGCCGATGGCCGCCACCGGCGCCGCGCCGCGCCGCTTTGCCGGGCCACCGGCGCCGCCACCCATCCGGTGGGCAGGCTCGTCAGCGGTGCAACCGGCTCTCGCATCGGGAGCCTCACGTCCGGTGGGGACACTCCCGCGCGGGCGTGTCGTCCAGTGCACCACCGACATCCTCGACAAGACATGGAGAGATCACCACAAAGGGACCGTCGCCCTCAATTCGGGCAGTACGGCAACCATCGTTCACACCTACGCGGTGAACGGTTCCATCAATGCGATCGTCACCGAGAAAGATCTCAACCATTTCCTGAACGGTCACACCATCCGCGAATTCTCCTTCGAGACCGAAAATATCGAGCGGTCCGGGCGGAGCACGTTCTGGCCAGAGACAACGACGCGACAGGACGTGATCAGTTATGCCTCCGCCGTCCTTACGTCACTGAAGGACCGCATCATCGAGGCCGTCGGCCAGTCGGAAACAATTAATGAACGCAAGTACAAACACGGTGGCATCGACTATGTGCTGTCCATCTCGACCGATCCCGACTCTGGCGAGAACGATCCGTTCGACGATTTGACCGGTAATTGGCTGTCCGGTACCGCCCGCCTCCAGCAGTTCTATCCGATTTCCGGCACTGGGATCAGCTTCGCCGACGAGTTGGACCTCAAGGGGGTTAAGGCCCGCCTCGGGAAATAG
- the glgX gene encoding glycogen debranching protein GlgX yields MSASPRVWPGLPYPCGATWDGSGVNFAIYSAHAERIELCLFDTPAGRETARVALPEYTDEVWHGYLPDVRPGQLYGYRCYGPYDPARGHRFNHNKLLLDPYARAIDGELRWRDSHFGYRIGHPDADLSFSRANSARWMPKCKVVDGRFDWGDDAPPRHQRHDTILYEAHVRGLTMRHPGIPDALRGTFAGLAHPAVIDYLRWLGVTAIELLPVQHFLQDRLLIDRGLANYWGYNTLCFFAPERRYLASRDINEFKAMVRAFHAAGIEVILDVVYNHTAEGSELGPTLSFRGIDNASYYRLVPGDARYYMDFTGCGNSCNLHNGHVLRLVMDSLRYWVEEMHVDGFRFDLATTLAREASGLFDPDSGFLDAVRQDPVLARVKLIAEPWDVGNGGYRLGGFPPRWSEWNDQYRDTVRRFWKGDAGQVARLATRMTGSSDIFDGRGRRPWASVNFVTAHDGFTLADLVSYNGKHNEANGEDNRDGHNDNHSWNCGGEGPSDDVEIRRLRLKQRCNLIATLLLSQGTPMLLAGDEFGASQAGNNNVYCQDNELSWIDWRPIDGDERPLVEFVRAVIRLRHEHIVFHRRRFFYARFIPGTTIQDITWLRSGGGEMDGGDWADGELKHLAFLIRGEAGEHHLTVSGEPQPDDSFFVVLNAGHEAIDWTVPTIEPGRAWRRLIDTDAYVSGEGGLCDDRLVADGETYPVAARSLVVLARRD; encoded by the coding sequence ATGAGCGCATCCCCGCGAGTCTGGCCCGGACTTCCCTATCCCTGTGGTGCGACGTGGGACGGCAGCGGCGTGAACTTCGCGATCTATTCGGCGCATGCCGAACGGATCGAACTCTGCCTGTTCGATACGCCCGCCGGCCGCGAGACCGCGCGGGTTGCGCTGCCGGAATACACCGACGAGGTCTGGCACGGCTATCTTCCCGACGTCCGGCCGGGGCAGCTCTATGGTTATCGCTGCTATGGACCCTACGATCCGGCGCGCGGCCATCGCTTCAATCACAACAAGCTGCTGCTCGATCCTTATGCACGGGCGATCGACGGGGAACTGCGCTGGCGTGATTCCCACTTCGGCTACCGCATCGGTCATCCGGACGCCGACCTGTCGTTCAGCCGCGCCAACAGCGCGCGGTGGATGCCGAAGTGCAAGGTCGTCGACGGGCGGTTTGACTGGGGCGACGACGCGCCGCCGCGCCACCAACGGCACGACACCATCCTTTACGAGGCGCACGTCCGCGGGCTGACGATGCGCCACCCTGGCATCCCCGACGCGCTGCGCGGCACGTTCGCCGGCCTCGCCCATCCGGCGGTGATCGACTACCTGCGCTGGCTGGGCGTGACCGCGATCGAGCTTCTGCCGGTACAGCACTTCCTGCAGGACCGCCTGCTCATCGACCGAGGTCTCGCCAACTACTGGGGCTACAACACGCTGTGCTTCTTCGCTCCCGAGCGGCGCTACCTCGCCAGCCGCGATATCAACGAATTCAAGGCGATGGTCCGGGCGTTCCATGCCGCCGGCATCGAGGTCATTCTCGATGTCGTCTACAACCACACCGCCGAGGGCAGCGAGTTGGGGCCAACGCTCAGCTTTCGCGGGATCGACAACGCCTCCTACTACCGCCTCGTGCCCGGAGACGCGCGCTATTACATGGACTTCACCGGCTGCGGCAATTCGTGCAACCTGCACAATGGCCATGTCCTTCGCCTAGTGATGGATTCGCTGCGCTATTGGGTCGAAGAGATGCATGTTGACGGCTTCCGCTTCGATCTCGCCACCACGCTGGCGCGCGAGGCGAGCGGCCTGTTCGATCCCGACAGCGGCTTCCTCGATGCTGTTCGCCAGGACCCGGTGCTGGCGCGGGTCAAGCTGATCGCCGAGCCGTGGGACGTCGGCAACGGTGGCTACCGGTTGGGTGGCTTCCCGCCGCGCTGGTCGGAATGGAACGATCAGTATCGCGATACCGTGCGCCGGTTCTGGAAGGGCGACGCCGGCCAGGTGGCGCGACTGGCGACGCGGATGACCGGCTCGAGCGACATCTTCGATGGGCGTGGACGGCGTCCATGGGCCTCGGTCAACTTCGTTACCGCCCACGACGGCTTCACCCTTGCCGACCTCGTCAGTTACAACGGCAAGCACAACGAGGCCAATGGCGAGGACAATCGCGACGGCCACAACGACAACCATAGCTGGAACTGCGGTGGCGAAGGGCCAAGCGACGACGTCGAGATCCGGCGCCTGCGGCTCAAGCAACGGTGCAACCTGATCGCCACATTGCTGCTCTCGCAAGGTACGCCCATGCTGCTCGCCGGCGACGAGTTCGGCGCGTCACAGGCCGGCAACAACAACGTCTACTGCCAGGATAACGAACTCAGCTGGATCGACTGGCGGCCGATCGACGGCGACGAGCGCCCGCTGGTCGAGTTCGTGCGCGCGGTCATCCGCCTGCGCCACGAGCACATCGTCTTTCATCGCCGCCGATTCTTTTACGCCCGTTTCATTCCCGGTACGACCATCCAGGATATTACCTGGCTGAGGAGCGGTGGTGGCGAAATGGATGGCGGCGACTGGGCCGACGGGGAATTAAAGCACCTGGCTTTTCTCATCCGCGGCGAGGCGGGCGAGCATCACCTCACCGTGTCAGGCGAGCCGCAGCCGGACGACAGTTTCTTCGTCGTCCTCAACGCCGGGCACGAGGCGATCGACTGGACGGTGCCGACCATCGAACCTGGACGTGCCTGGCGGCGGCTGATCGATACCGACGCTTATGTCAGCGGCGAGGGCGGACTTTGTGATGACCGGCTCGTCGCCGATGGCGAGACGTACCCCGTCGCGGCCCGCTCGCTCGTGGTGTTGGCCCGCCGCGACTGA
- a CDS encoding glycosyltransferase family 1 protein, with product MQILVVTDAWYPQVNGVVRTLGTLKNHLQAFGHAVTYLTPDRFRSLPCPSYPEIRLALPRPGEISGVIDAVRPQAIHIATEGPLGFVARLLCRRRGYGFTTSFHTRFPEYVHARWKVPRRWSYRWIRWFHAPASCVMVSTPTVEAELRARGFPRIKRWSRGVDTGLFRPRDEPFFDHARPISLYVGRVAVEKSIEDFLRLDLPGTKVVVGDGPQMAELRRRYPAVVFVGMKTGEDLARHYAAADVFVFPSRTDTFGLVMLEAMASGLPVAAYPVPGPLDVVDGSGAGCLDEDLGRAVRAALAIAPETCRRHAETFSWENSARQFLGNLHIFR from the coding sequence ATGCAGATCCTCGTTGTCACCGACGCTTGGTACCCGCAAGTCAACGGGGTCGTACGAACCCTGGGGACGCTGAAAAACCATCTCCAGGCCTTCGGCCACGCCGTTACCTACCTCACCCCCGACCGGTTTCGCAGCCTTCCCTGCCCGTCCTATCCGGAAATCCGCCTAGCCTTGCCGCGTCCGGGCGAGATCTCCGGGGTCATCGACGCGGTCCGGCCACAGGCAATTCACATCGCCACCGAGGGGCCGCTCGGCTTCGTCGCCCGCTTGCTGTGCCGGCGGCGGGGCTACGGCTTCACCACGTCGTTCCATACCCGCTTTCCGGAATACGTCCACGCCCGCTGGAAGGTGCCGCGGCGCTGGAGCTACCGCTGGATCCGCTGGTTTCACGCCCCGGCATCCTGTGTCATGGTCTCGACGCCGACGGTCGAGGCGGAGTTACGGGCGCGCGGCTTTCCGCGGATCAAGCGCTGGTCACGGGGTGTTGACACCGGCCTATTCCGGCCGCGCGACGAGCCCTTTTTCGACCATGCGCGGCCGATCAGCCTCTACGTCGGTCGCGTCGCCGTCGAAAAGAGCATCGAGGACTTCCTGCGCCTCGACCTCCCCGGCACCAAGGTCGTCGTCGGCGACGGACCGCAAATGGCCGAACTTCGCCGGCGCTATCCGGCCGTCGTCTTCGTCGGCATGAAGACCGGCGAGGATCTCGCCCGCCACTACGCCGCCGCCGACGTCTTCGTCTTTCCCAGCCGCACCGATACCTTCGGCCTCGTCATGCTCGAGGCGATGGCCTCGGGCCTGCCGGTCGCGGCGTATCCGGTTCCCGGCCCGCTCGACGTCGTCGACGGCTCCGGCGCCGGCTGCCTCGACGAGGACCTCGGCCGCGCGGTACGCGCGGCGCTCGCCATCGCCCCCGAAACATGCCGGCGGCACGCCGAAACCTTCTCCTGGGAAAACAGCGCCCGCCAGTTCCTCGGCAACCTGCACATTTTCCGTTGA
- a CDS encoding UDP-2,3-diacylglucosamine diphosphatase has protein sequence MNALSDAHFRYRSIWISDIHLGTRGCNAELLLDFLRSTESDYLYLVGDIVDVWRMRRSWYWTQGHNDVVQKLLRKARKGTRVIYIPGNHDESFRDFAGHRFGRVAVLPQAVHVMADGRRFLVLHGDQFDGIVKYAKWLAYVGDQAYNLALAANLWFNKARRRLGFPYWSLSAFLKHKVKNAVEYISNYEHAVVAEARRRGVDGVICGHIHTAEIRRFDSILYCNDGDWVESCTALVETIDGSLEIIRWAEMPHVIGMTPVEVTECRSSLSPTLGTRKSTGSYEPWGR, from the coding sequence ATGAACGCACTGTCCGACGCCCATTTTCGCTATCGTTCGATTTGGATATCGGACATTCACCTCGGTACGCGCGGCTGCAATGCCGAGCTATTGCTTGATTTTTTGCGCTCGACCGAATCGGATTATCTTTATCTCGTCGGTGACATCGTCGATGTCTGGCGGATGCGGCGCTCGTGGTACTGGACCCAGGGGCATAACGACGTGGTGCAGAAGCTGCTGCGCAAGGCGCGCAAGGGCACCCGCGTCATTTATATTCCTGGCAACCACGACGAAAGCTTCCGCGACTTCGCCGGTCATCGCTTCGGGCGCGTCGCCGTGCTGCCGCAAGCCGTCCATGTGATGGCCGACGGCCGCCGATTCCTCGTGCTGCATGGCGATCAGTTCGACGGGATCGTCAAATACGCGAAGTGGCTCGCCTACGTCGGCGACCAGGCCTACAACCTCGCCCTCGCCGCGAACCTCTGGTTCAACAAGGCGCGGCGACGCCTTGGTTTTCCCTACTGGTCGCTCTCCGCCTTCCTCAAGCACAAGGTCAAGAACGCGGTCGAATACATCAGCAATTACGAGCACGCCGTGGTTGCCGAGGCCCGGCGTCGCGGTGTCGACGGGGTCATCTGCGGACACATCCACACGGCGGAGATCCGCCGGTTCGATTCCATCCTTTATTGCAACGACGGGGATTGGGTGGAAAGTTGCACCGCGCTCGTCGAGACAATCGATGGCAGCCTGGAAATCATCCGCTGGGCAGAAATGCCACACGTCATCGGGATGACGCCTGTCGAGGTCACGGAATGCAGATCCTCGTTGTCACCGACGCTTGGTACCCGCAAGTCAACGGGGTCGTACGAACCCTGGGGACGCTGA